One window of the Sparus aurata chromosome 17, fSpaAur1.1, whole genome shotgun sequence genome contains the following:
- the LOC115567587 gene encoding sperm acrosome membrane-associated protein 4-like produces the protein MSKLVCPLILLCLLPAVVPLFCYTCVFPAISPLDCIRFPLRCPPGQVCLSSRAVGEKGDFRVVLYEKSCILPSLCGVTGEKYTMGLNFTFTNECCNTHLCNRAATPTTSYWTATLLTLLISYSVW, from the exons ATGTCGAAGCTGGTTTGCCCTCTGATTCTCCTATGTTTACTACCAGCTGTGG TTCCCCTCTTCTGTTACACCTGTGTGTTCCCCGCCATCTCACCTCTGGACTGTATCAGATTCCCTCTGAGGTGTCCACCCGGGCAGGTCTGTCTGTCCAGCAGAGCCGTGGGTGAGAAAG GAGACTTCCGTGTGGTGCTGTATGAGAAAAGCTGCATCCTGCCTTCCCTGTGTGGAGTCACGGGTGAAAAATACACCATGGGACTCAACTTCACCTTCACCAATGAATGCTGCAACACACATCTGTGCAACAGAGCTGCAACACCCACTACCTCCTACTGGACTGCCACATTGCTCACACTACTTATTTCATACTCAGTTTGGTGA
- the tektl1 gene encoding coiled-coil domain-containing protein 105, whose product MQVQSVPLGSVTIGPESWSDGTVRSIRRAERLVRQTRAGRSGTLSRPRSCSAAAGPTPKLTDSPAETSEDKITQEGCGESRDSCKSKMTRPQTTGAMFPSGSQRTAMAPFPPTSLREQCAGASVAVAGEYMRRVREVEGQLRRQAGRVTQESVKLERERVHLERMLRSLRTDLTVNRRSSEGRTRRPPTAETDRDGADYLLLCERRELAQLKQDLEGALRNTLTQLQALGQSSKQLLDCAGERARVLELLPHSGSAGRHRSAAQTFSKTEPISPFTPECKQVLESSILTVNQSQLLRENIRQMLTSAMTLQKAVHCSINDGLVKKIAETVSLQQNLTLMSAATRQAMFRKQREINCIRHSHGRAQGPEYSGDILSREKLNRPLVQVYQRHPGTQLPEAAHLIQGSAVLKRCLTSSEGELARLQSTFLQLLDDLHGKRAAAQVDAAVVRMRRQQVDKRAMPSFLQQEACRGQLRLSCAQ is encoded by the exons ATGCAGGTCCAGTCGGTGCCCCTCGGCTCTGTCACCATCGGACCGGAGTCTTGGAGCGATGGCACGGTCCGCTCCATCCGGCGAGCGGAGCGCCTGGTGCGGCAGACTCGAGCCGGGCGGTCCGGGACCTTGAGCCGGCCCCGGAGCTGCAGCGCCGCCGCCGGTCCCACCCCAAAGCTCACAGACAGCCCAGCGGAAACATCCGAAGATAAGATCACACAGGAGGGATGTGGAGAGAGTCGTGACTCCTGCAAAAGTAAGATGACGAGGCCTCAGACTACAGGAGCAATG TTCCCCAGTGGTTCCCAGAGGACTGCCATGGCCCCGTTCCCGCCTACTAGCTTGCGTGAGCAGTGTGCCGGAGCCAGCGTTGCCGTGGCTGGTGAGTACATGCGGAGGGTGCGGGAGGTGGAGGGCCAGCTGCGCAGGCAGGCCGGCAGGGTGACGCAGGAAAGCGTCaagctggagagggagagggttcATCTGGAGAGGATGCTGCGCAGCCTCAGGACTGACCTGACTGTCAACAGGAGGAGCTCAGAGGGGAGGACCAGGAGGCCGCCCACTGCTGAGACG gacaGAGACGGTGCTGATTACTTGTTGCTGTGTGAGAGAAGAGAGCTTGCCCAGTTGAAACAGGATCTGGAGGGAGCGCTGAGGAACACACTGACCCAGCTACAG GCCCTGGGTCAGAGCAGCAAGCAGCTGCTGGACTGTGCCGGTGAGAGGGCTCGCGTCCTGGAGCTGCTGCCTCACAGCGGCTCTGCTGGAAGACACCGCAGCGCTGCTCAGACCTTCTCCAAAACAGAACCCATCAGCCCATTTACACCAG AATGTAAACAGGTTTTGGAATCATCCATTTTGACAGTCAACCAGTCACAGCTACTGAGGGAAAACATCAGACAGATGCTAACCAGCGCTATGACCCTGCAGAAGGCTGTTCACTGCTCCATCAATGATGGCCTGGTGAAGAAAATAGCAGAGACAGTCAGTCTGCAG CAAAACCTGACTCTGATGTCTGCGGCCACCAGACAGGCCATGTTTCGCAAGCAGAGGGAAATTAACTGTATTCGTCACAGTCATGGCAGAGCGCAG GGTCCAGAGTACAGCGGTGACATATTGTCCAGAGAGAAACTCAACAGGCCTCTGGTGCAGGTTTATCAGAGACACCCAGGGACGCAGTTACCTGAGGCTGCTCATCTCATACAG GGCAGTGCAGTGCTGAAGCGATGTCTAACGTCCTCTGAGGGTGAGCTGGCGAGGCTGCAGAGCacctttctgcagctgctggacgaCCTGCACGGCAAGAGAGCGGCAGCTCAGGTGGACGCGGCCGTTGTCCGCATGAGGCGTCAGCAGGTGGACAAGAGAGCCATGCCTTCCTTCCTCCAGCAGGAGGCCTGCAGAGGCCAACTCCGCCTGTCCTGTGCTCAGTAG